TTTCTGGGTTCTGGCTTTTAGTTCCATTTGATCTATAACTTCCTTTATAAGTGCTGTGAGATCGAACTTTTTATAGCTAAGCTGGATTTCACCGCTTTCCAGCTTTGAAATGGAGTCGAGGTCCTTTATAAGGAGGCTGAGGCGATCGATGTTCCTGGAAGCTTTTTCAAGGAATTGTTTGGCAAGTGCAGGGTCTTCCATAGCCTCGTCCTGTAAGGCTTCGATATAGCCCTGAACAGCAAAAAGAGGCGTTTTTAATTCATGAGATATGTTTCCAAGGAAGTCGCGTCTAAACTGCTCTTGTTGCTTTAAAGCATCTATCTCTATTTTTTTAACCCTTGCCCATTCCTTTACTTCAATTTCCACATCATTAATAGGGTCGTTACTTACGTACTCTCCTAATGCGTCTTTAAGATCTTTCCCGAGTTTGAGGTTGTGGATAAGTTTATAGATGAGTTTTATCTTACTGTATATATATCTCTCAATAAGGTAATAAAATACGATATAACAAATCACCAGAGTGATAACAAAGGTTATGGTCAGGTCATAAAAACTTCCCTGAAAGTAAAAGTTGACGATGGCTAACGTTAATGCAACTACAAACGCGTTAATAAATACTAATTCCCTGAGCTTCATATACAATAATACTACTTTTCTCCGTTCCACTCGGCATAAAACTGCTCAAGAAATTTTTCCATGAAGCGGTGTCGTTCCTCAGCCCGAATCTTTCCTGACTCAGTATTCATCTTGTCTTTTAGCAGTAGTAGTTTTTCGTAAAAGTGATTGATAGTGGGAGCTGTACTTTTTTTGTACTCCTCCTTCGTCATCGAAAGGTTAGGTGGAATTTCAGGATTATACAACTCACGGTTCTTATACCCTCCATAAGTAAATGCCCGCGCTAGCCCTATAGCTCCAATGGCATCCAAACGGTCGGCATCCTGAACAATTTCGAGCTCTTTCGAGCGGAAATTGATTTTTCCAAGACTTGATTTCCACGACATGTTTCTTATGATTTGTTCCACGTGGAAAATAACATCGTCTTCTAAATCAATTGATTTTAAAAATGTAACAGCAGTGGCGGGACCAATTTCTTCATCCCCGTTGTGAAATTTGGGATCAGCGATATCATGCAATAGGGCAGCGAGCTCTACGATCAGGAGGTCGGCCTTTTCGGTTGATGCCAGGTTTATAGCTGTTTTCCATACGCGTTCTATATGCCACCAGTCATGTCCGCTCTCTGCGCCTTTTAACGAGTCCTTTACGAAAGCGATGGTCTGTTCAATGATAATTGTTCTGTTCACGCCCCAAAAATACGTATTGCGAGGCGACTATAGATTGACTATCAGAGCAGAATTAAACTTTGAAGGAATTTGTACGTGCGGAATATGACCCACTCCTTCGAATTCCACCAGTTTAGCGCCTGGAATCTTTGCTGCTATCTGTTTACCGAGCACTTTGTATTGACCGTGTTTCGCTTGTTCTTCCTTTGAAAGTAAACCTTTGCCTACAATGGTTTTATCTTCAATACCTATGAACAATACCGTCGGAACTTTAAGATTGAGATATTCATAAACCACGGGTTGTTCATAGATCATGGTAAACGTCATGGCGGATACCTTTGCATAGCGTGGAAAGTCGACACTGTTTACTACACCCGCTGCAATTTTTACAAGATAATCATATTCAGGCCTCCATTCGGGGAAATACGACGACTGATAATACCTTTTCACGCTTTCAGCCGAGGTTTTGAGTTCATTTTTATACTGTTCTTCTGTTGTAATGTAGGGAACAAACGTTCGATAGTCTTCAAACCCTATAGGATTCTCAAGCAGCAATTTCGTTGTTGTCTCAGGATATTGCAAGGCAAAACGGGTGGCAAGCATACCTCCCATAGAGTGACCCAAAACAGCAGTTTTCGCTATGCCTAAAGTATCGAGGAGCTGTTTGCTGAATTTTGCAAGAAGGTGGAAGCTATAGTGAATGAATGGCTTCGACGATTTTCCAAAGCCTATTTGATCGGGAACTATTACCCTGTACCCTTTATTTGTTAGCGATTTAATAACGTCTTTCCAGTAATATCCGGCAAAGTTTTTACCGTGAAAGAGCATGATGGTTTTTCCGTTCGTGCTAGCTGGTTTAATGTCCATATACGCCATGCGGATATCCTGGCCCTCTGCAGTTAGATTGATAAATTTAACGGGATGGGGATACTTTACGTTCTCAAGAGTAATTGAAAGTGTGTCTGTTTGTGCAAGCAATGCGGCAGGAGCTAACAGAATCAAGAGGATCAATATCTTTCTCATAATCTTTTTAACTGATACATGCCTGGAAAGTTTCTCCGTTTTCAGGAGATCTCAAAACAAAGCTCCGGATATTGTCGGAGGTTTGTTTTGAGATCTTCGGCTATTTTACGCCGCTTAGCACCAAAGGTACGAATAGGCCGAAGGATATATTTCGTCCCGGATTCAGGAAACCATCGTTTTTAAACCGGCTTAAATGATCGATATACGCTTTATCAAACAGGTTATTTGCGGAAACACTGAGCTGGAGTGTTTGTGACCCTAATTTAACGGTGGTGCCAAACGAAGCATTCACCAGCGTATAAGCAGGACTTGGGGTTTCCAGCACATCCACGTGGTTTTGTTTAAACACGTTGTCTAAACCTATAGAGAACCAGGTGTTCTGAAGGTTTTTAAACTCTGGCTCAAAACGGAGTTCGTTTCGTAGTACCGGAGCAGGAGTAAAAGGCAGGTTGTCTTTAGTCGAATTATTCCTTGCTCGTGTTAGCGAGAAGCTGTTTTCAAAGTGGATGAGTGAAACAGGGTGCAGTGTTAACCCTGCTTCA
The window above is part of the Arcticibacter tournemirensis genome. Proteins encoded here:
- a CDS encoding HD domain-containing protein — encoded protein: MNRTIIIEQTIAFVKDSLKGAESGHDWWHIERVWKTAINLASTEKADLLIVELAALLHDIADPKFHNGDEEIGPATAVTFLKSIDLEDDVIFHVEQIIRNMSWKSSLGKINFRSKELEIVQDADRLDAIGAIGLARAFTYGGYKNRELYNPEIPPNLSMTKEEYKKSTAPTINHFYEKLLLLKDKMNTESGKIRAEERHRFMEKFLEQFYAEWNGEK
- a CDS encoding sensor histidine kinase; the encoded protein is MKLRELVFINAFVVALTLAIVNFYFQGSFYDLTITFVITLVICYIVFYYLIERYIYSKIKLIYKLIHNLKLGKDLKDALGEYVSNDPINDVEIEVKEWARVKKIEIDALKQQEQFRRDFLGNISHELKTPLFAVQGYIEALQDEAMEDPALAKQFLEKASRNIDRLSLLIKDLDSISKLESGEIQLSYKKFDLTALIKEVIDQMELKARTQKVQLVFKDKYHVPTWVNADRDKICQVLINLIDNSIKYGRENGTTSIKTFELHDQILVEVTDDGIGIEEKYLPRLFERFFRTDMSRSRQIGGSGLGLAIVKHILEAHQQTITVRSTEGLGSTFAFTLARAKAAFPI
- a CDS encoding alpha/beta fold hydrolase, with the protein product MRKILILLILLAPAALLAQTDTLSITLENVKYPHPVKFINLTAEGQDIRMAYMDIKPASTNGKTIMLFHGKNFAGYYWKDVIKSLTNKGYRVIVPDQIGFGKSSKPFIHYSFHLLAKFSKQLLDTLGIAKTAVLGHSMGGMLATRFALQYPETTTKLLLENPIGFEDYRTFVPYITTEEQYKNELKTSAESVKRYYQSSYFPEWRPEYDYLVKIAAGVVNSVDFPRYAKVSAMTFTMIYEQPVVYEYLNLKVPTVLFIGIEDKTIVGKGLLSKEEQAKHGQYKVLGKQIAAKIPGAKLVEFEGVGHIPHVQIPSKFNSALIVNL